A portion of the Candidatus Zixiibacteriota bacterium genome contains these proteins:
- the cas9 gene encoding type II CRISPR RNA-guided endonuclease Cas9 (Cas9, originally named Csn1, is the large, multifunctional signature protein of type II CRISPR/Cas systems. It is well known even to general audiences because its RNA-guided endonuclease activity has made it a popular tool for custom editing of eukaryotic genomes.): protein MKNKSSGLRILGIDLGSNSVGWAMINQSKSNPSILGVGVRVFEAGLDSLEQDGRGKSRNLERREARSRRRMTERTSRRLRKLAFLLQKSGLLPDGNIKDSGQRQLLFTELDLQLGSPYLIRAKALEEKLDKFEIGRVFYHLAQRRGFLSNRKSAPKQEDEEKGIKGEISELADSIKKTDCRTLGEYFSKLNPKESRIRTRYTSRKMYMEEFHAIWESQKRFYPELLTDEIKKMIYHAVFYQRPLKSQKGLVGKCELETGCRRAAWGLIVSQRFRYLQSINNLRIQESSKFTDRSLSKEERKLLIEALEYAGDQTFPKIRKLLGLNKFDKFNLELGGEKKIPGNRTVASIIKIIGMDKWLSLSEDRRVALVDDFRCIEKDSTLKNRLMEFWALSEEEAQNAAEIRLESGYCNFSQRALKRLLPYLMEDFPLPSAIKECYPERFERIDLDMNNLPPVKSDFLPELRNPIVERSLTELRKTINAIIREYGKPDYIRIELARDLRQSATQRQNKWKKMRLNERDRENAAQKIMEETSISNPTATDILKVQLASECNWECPYTGRAISITSLVGDHPQFDIEHIIPFDRCLDNSYVNKTLCWAEENRNTKHKRTPFEAYHNIDKWDDIISRVENFKGDMARIKLRRFLMPPKEVDGLLSEFTNRQLNDTRWASKWAKRYLGLLFGGTNSDGIDSSGKRRVMATSGQITAFLRNEWGLNKILSDGPGKTRDDHRHHAVDAIAVALTDQATIKILSQASQRSISYTHRLFKSVPQPWDGFFAEVEGKIKDVIVSHSVSKKVRGPLHKETLYGKPRTDSNGKTYVHIRTRVDNLSIKDIENIIDPTIRYAVLSKLQELDIDDPKKAFASPENHPVITGGDGRIIPIHKVRIRDNRQTTPIGGLNSIRYVQTASNHHMEIVEIKFPKSDRVKWEGHVVTLMEAYQRKLNGQPIIQREFGDNRAFKFSLSNGEVIELDTPNGKKKLYVVRSIEKDTSNIRFVPINDARPLKNIGKKGFTALPEPLRKKNCRKICITPLGQIRDAND from the coding sequence ATGAAAAACAAATCATCCGGGCTCAGGATCCTGGGGATTGATCTGGGGTCCAATTCTGTCGGCTGGGCCATGATTAATCAATCAAAATCCAATCCGTCTATTCTTGGAGTCGGGGTCAGAGTCTTTGAGGCCGGTCTCGACAGCCTCGAGCAGGATGGCCGAGGTAAATCCCGAAATCTCGAGCGGCGCGAGGCCCGTTCCAGGAGACGGATGACAGAACGCACATCGAGACGCCTGAGAAAATTGGCCTTCCTTCTCCAAAAATCGGGATTGCTTCCCGATGGCAATATTAAAGACTCGGGTCAACGCCAGCTCTTATTTACGGAGTTGGATCTACAACTTGGTTCGCCATATCTAATTAGAGCCAAAGCGTTGGAAGAAAAATTGGATAAGTTCGAAATTGGACGTGTTTTTTACCATCTTGCCCAGCGGAGAGGGTTCCTTAGCAATAGAAAATCAGCGCCTAAACAGGAAGACGAAGAAAAGGGAATCAAGGGTGAAATATCTGAATTGGCCGATTCAATCAAAAAAACTGACTGCCGGACTTTGGGAGAATATTTCTCAAAATTAAATCCAAAAGAGAGCCGCATCAGAACTCGATATACTTCTCGCAAAATGTATATGGAAGAATTTCATGCTATCTGGGAGAGCCAGAAAAGGTTCTATCCCGAACTGCTTACTGACGAAATAAAGAAGATGATTTATCACGCCGTTTTCTATCAGCGGCCGCTTAAAAGCCAGAAAGGCCTGGTGGGCAAATGCGAGTTGGAAACAGGATGCAGAAGAGCGGCATGGGGATTGATTGTTTCTCAGAGGTTCAGGTATCTTCAGTCGATCAACAATCTTCGCATACAGGAATCATCAAAATTCACCGATAGGTCCCTTTCAAAAGAAGAACGAAAACTACTGATTGAAGCTTTGGAATACGCTGGGGATCAAACATTTCCAAAAATCCGAAAGCTTCTTGGGCTAAATAAGTTCGACAAATTCAACCTGGAACTTGGCGGAGAGAAAAAAATCCCCGGTAATCGCACCGTTGCCAGTATTATCAAGATTATCGGAATGGATAAATGGCTGAGTTTAAGTGAGGATCGGCGTGTCGCTTTGGTTGATGATTTCCGTTGTATCGAAAAAGATTCCACCCTGAAAAACAGGCTCATGGAATTTTGGGCCTTATCCGAAGAAGAGGCTCAAAATGCGGCTGAAATTCGCTTGGAAAGTGGCTACTGTAATTTCTCTCAGCGGGCATTAAAAAGACTCCTTCCATACCTAATGGAAGATTTCCCTCTCCCATCGGCAATTAAAGAATGTTATCCTGAAAGGTTTGAGAGAATCGACCTCGATATGAATAATCTACCTCCCGTCAAGTCCGATTTCCTCCCGGAACTTCGCAATCCCATTGTCGAACGATCGCTGACTGAATTGCGAAAAACCATAAACGCTATTATCAGGGAATATGGCAAACCGGATTATATTCGGATTGAATTGGCTCGCGATCTTCGCCAATCAGCCACACAAAGACAGAATAAATGGAAGAAAATGCGACTCAATGAAAGAGATAGAGAAAACGCGGCTCAAAAAATAATGGAAGAAACGTCAATAAGTAATCCAACCGCAACCGATATATTGAAGGTCCAATTGGCAAGCGAATGTAATTGGGAATGTCCGTATACAGGAAGAGCAATAAGTATTACATCACTTGTCGGTGACCATCCTCAATTCGATATTGAACATATCATCCCTTTTGATCGCTGTCTTGATAATTCCTATGTGAATAAAACACTCTGCTGGGCAGAGGAAAATCGGAATACAAAACACAAAAGAACGCCGTTTGAGGCATATCATAACATTGATAAATGGGATGATATAATTAGCCGAGTCGAGAATTTTAAAGGTGATATGGCACGGATAAAATTGCGTCGTTTCTTAATGCCGCCCAAAGAAGTTGACGGCCTTTTAAGCGAGTTTACCAATCGCCAGCTCAATGATACGCGCTGGGCCTCCAAATGGGCTAAAAGGTATCTTGGTCTCCTCTTTGGCGGGACCAACTCCGATGGTATTGATTCTTCCGGGAAACGTCGAGTCATGGCAACCAGCGGTCAGATTACAGCATTTCTTAGAAACGAATGGGGACTTAATAAAATCCTTAGTGATGGCCCCGGTAAAACTCGTGATGATCATCGCCACCACGCTGTCGATGCCATTGCGGTGGCATTGACTGACCAAGCCACCATTAAGATTCTCAGTCAGGCCTCTCAACGATCGATTTCTTATACACATCGCCTGTTCAAATCAGTTCCTCAACCATGGGATGGTTTTTTTGCCGAAGTAGAAGGCAAAATAAAGGATGTCATTGTTTCGCACAGTGTATCAAAAAAAGTCAGAGGTCCGCTTCATAAAGAAACTCTCTATGGAAAACCGCGAACAGACAGCAATGGAAAAACATATGTCCATATCCGGACCCGGGTAGATAATCTCTCCATAAAGGATATCGAAAATATCATTGATCCGACAATCCGTTATGCTGTCCTGAGCAAACTTCAGGAACTCGATATCGATGACCCCAAAAAGGCCTTTGCATCACCGGAAAATCATCCTGTTATAACTGGAGGCGATGGACGGATTATCCCGATTCACAAAGTCAGAATACGTGATAATCGACAGACTACCCCTATCGGAGGTTTGAATAGTATCAGGTATGTCCAAACAGCATCAAACCATCATATGGAAATCGTTGAAATTAAATTCCCGAAAAGCGACAGGGTTAAATGGGAAGGTCACGTGGTGACTCTGATGGAAGCCTATCAACGAAAACTAAACGGTCAACCAATAATACAAAGAGAATTCGGTGATAATAGAGCCTTCAAATTCTCTCTATCTAATGGAGAGGTTATTGAATTGGATACCCCCAATGGCAAAAAGAAACTATATGTTGTCAGATCGATTGAAAAAGATACTTCTAATATTCGATTTGTTCCCATTAATGATGCCAGACCCTTGAAGAATATCGGGAAAAAGGGATTCACGGCTTTGCCAGAACCATTGCGAAAGAAAAATTGCAGGAAAATATGTATCACACCGCTTGGTCAAATAAGAGACGCAAATGATTAA